A window from Pseudomonas alloputida encodes these proteins:
- the ltrA gene encoding group II intron reverse transcriptase/maturase, whose translation MPPVGVAVSLVTVMQKFPTAETVIPNPGQKPRVMPDSAKVPAASATWTNAEPDTLMERVLAPANLRRAYQRVVSNKGAPGADGMTVADLAGYVKQYWPTLKARLLAGEYHPQAVRAVEIPKPQGGTRQLGIPSVVDRLIQQALQQQLTPIFDPLFSDYSYGFRPGRSTHQAIEMARAHVTAGHRWCVELDLEKFFDRVNHDILMACIERRIKDKCVLRLIRRYLEAGIMSGGVVSPRQEGTPQGGPLSPLLSNILLDELDRELERRGHRFVRYADDANIYVRSPRAGERVLVSVERFLRERLKLTVNRKKSQVARAWKCDYLGYGMSWHQQPRLRVARMSLDRLRDRLRMLLRSVRARKMATVIERINPVLRGWASYFKLSQSKRPLEELDGWVRHKLRCVIWRQWKQPPTRLRNLMRLGLSEERANKSAFNGRGPWWNSGAQHMNYALPKKLWDRLGLVSILDTINRLSRVT comes from the coding sequence ATGCCGCCAGTAGGCGTCGCCGTCTCGTTGGTAACCGTAATGCAGAAATTTCCCACAGCGGAAACTGTCATCCCGAATCCCGGCCAGAAGCCGAGGGTGATGCCTGACAGTGCAAAGGTGCCGGCGGCGTCAGCGACGTGGACGAACGCGGAGCCGGACACGCTGATGGAGCGGGTGCTTGCACCGGCCAACCTCAGGCGTGCGTATCAACGCGTGGTTAGCAACAAGGGGGCTCCGGGTGCCGATGGCATGACGGTCGCTGACTTGGCGGGCTACGTGAAACAGTATTGGCCAACCCTCAAGGCCAGGTTGCTGGCCGGTGAATACCATCCCCAAGCAGTGCGAGCGGTTGAAATTCCCAAGCCGCAGGGCGGCACACGGCAACTGGGTATCCCCAGCGTCGTGGATCGCCTGATCCAGCAAGCACTGCAGCAGCAGCTCACACCTATCTTCGACCCACTGTTCTCGGACTACAGCTATGGTTTTCGTCCGGGCAGAAGTACGCATCAAGCCATCGAGATGGCCCGTGCTCATGTGACAGCGGGACACCGCTGGTGCGTGGAACTCGATCTGGAGAAGTTTTTCGATCGGGTCAATCACGACATCCTCATGGCCTGCATCGAACGTCGGATCAAAGACAAGTGCGTACTCAGGCTTATTCGCCGCTACCTTGAAGCCGGGATCATGTCGGGCGGTGTCGTCAGCCCACGGCAGGAGGGGACGCCGCAAGGCGGCCCGCTTTCGCCGTTGCTGTCGAATATCCTGCTCGACGAACTCGACCGCGAGCTGGAGCGGCGGGGCCATCGCTTCGTACGTTATGCCGATGATGCGAACATCTATGTACGCAGTCCCCGGGCCGGCGAACGGGTGTTGGTCAGCGTCGAGCGCTTCCTGAGAGAACGTCTGAAGCTGACGGTGAACAGGAAGAAAAGCCAAGTGGCAAGGGCGTGGAAGTGCGACTACCTAGGCTATGGGATGAGCTGGCACCAGCAGCCAAGGCTGCGCGTGGCAAGGATGAGCCTAGACCGCTTACGCGACCGGCTCAGAATGCTGCTGCGCAGCGTACGGGCTCGCAAAATGGCGACTGTCATCGAGCGGATCAACCCCGTCCTGAGAGGCTGGGCTAGCTACTTCAAGCTCAGCCAGAGCAAGCGGCCGCTTGAGGAACTGGATGGTTGGGTCAGGCACAAACTCCGCTGCGTCATCTGGCGTCAATGGAAGCAGCCTCCCACGAGGCTGAGAAACTTGATGCGCCTGGGGTTGAGCGAGGAGCGTGCCAACAAGTCAGCCTTCAATGGCCGAGGTCCATGGTGGAATTCGGGAGCGCAACATATGAACTACGCGCTGCCAAAGAAACTGTGGGACCGGCTCGGGCTGGTCTCGATACTGGATACGATTAACCGGCTTAGCCGCGTAACCTGA
- a CDS encoding crotonase/enoyl-CoA hydratase family protein, giving the protein MSELITYHAEDGIATLTLNNGKVNAISPDVITAFNAALDRATEERAVVIITGQPGILSGGYDLKVMTRGPQEAISLVTAGSTLARRLLSHPFPVVVACPGNAVAKGAFLLLSADYRIGVEGPYKVCLNEVQIGMTMHHAGIELARDRLRRSAFHRSVINAEVFDPQGAVDAGFLDKVVPAEQLQEAAMTAARELKKLNMLAHKNTKLKVRKGLLEALDKAIELDQQHIG; this is encoded by the coding sequence ATGAGCGAGCTGATTACCTACCACGCCGAAGACGGCATCGCCACCCTTACCCTGAACAACGGCAAGGTCAATGCCATCTCGCCGGACGTCATCACTGCCTTCAATGCAGCGCTGGACCGCGCGACCGAGGAGCGTGCAGTCGTGATCATCACCGGGCAACCGGGCATTCTGTCAGGCGGTTACGACCTCAAGGTGATGACCCGCGGCCCGCAAGAGGCCATCAGCCTGGTCACCGCCGGTTCCACCCTCGCCCGCCGGCTGCTGTCGCACCCGTTCCCGGTGGTGGTCGCCTGCCCCGGCAATGCCGTGGCCAAGGGCGCCTTCCTGCTGCTGTCGGCCGACTACCGCATTGGCGTCGAAGGGCCGTACAAGGTATGCCTGAACGAAGTGCAGATCGGCATGACCATGCACCACGCCGGCATTGAACTGGCCCGCGACCGCCTGCGCCGCTCGGCCTTCCACCGCTCGGTGATCAATGCCGAAGTGTTTGACCCGCAGGGTGCCGTGGATGCCGGCTTCCTCGACAAGGTGGTGCCGGCCGAGCAGTTGCAGGAAGCGGCAATGACCGCAGCGCGGGAGCTGAAGAAGCTGAACATGCTGGCGCACAAGAACACCAAGCTGAAAGTGCGCAAAGGGCTGCTGGAGGCGCTGGACAAGGCGATCGAGCTGGATCAGCAGCATATTGGCTAG
- a CDS encoding lysophospholipid acyltransferase family protein encodes MLYSLRMFLLGLHFLAVGAVGLLIGLCRPFNPDNSRVFARLYSLPATWLMRIEVKAEVGPLWDHPPGCVIVANHQSNFDLFVLGQVVPQRTVAIGKKSLGWIPLFGQLFWLGGNVLVDRKNAYQARRALQKTTRVLQDDTSIWIFPEGTRNPGEHLLAFKKGAFHMAIEAGVPIVPVCVSRYARRLSLNSWRQRTVIVRSLPPIATTGMTLQDLPALIEQCRGQMQQCIDRMEKELA; translated from the coding sequence ATGCTTTATTCATTGCGTATGTTCCTGCTGGGGCTGCATTTTCTTGCCGTTGGCGCCGTGGGCCTGCTCATTGGCCTGTGCCGCCCCTTCAACCCTGACAACAGCCGCGTTTTCGCCCGGCTCTACAGCTTGCCGGCCACCTGGCTGATGCGCATCGAGGTCAAGGCCGAAGTCGGCCCATTGTGGGACCACCCGCCCGGCTGCGTGATCGTGGCCAACCACCAGTCCAACTTCGATCTGTTCGTGCTGGGCCAAGTGGTGCCGCAGCGCACCGTCGCCATCGGCAAGAAGAGCCTGGGCTGGATCCCGCTGTTCGGCCAACTGTTCTGGCTGGGCGGCAACGTGCTGGTCGACCGCAAGAATGCCTATCAGGCGCGCAGGGCCTTACAGAAGACCACCCGGGTTCTGCAGGACGACACCTCGATCTGGATTTTCCCCGAAGGCACCCGCAATCCCGGCGAGCATCTGCTGGCGTTCAAGAAAGGCGCATTTCACATGGCCATCGAGGCCGGTGTGCCGATCGTGCCGGTCTGCGTCAGCCGCTATGCCAGGCGCCTGAGCCTGAACAGCTGGCGCCAGCGCACGGTGATTGTGCGCTCGCTGCCGCCCATTGCCACGACGGGCATGACGCTGCAGGACCTGCCAGCGCTGATCGAGCAATGCCGTGGGCAAATGCAGCAGTGCATTGACCGCATGGAAAAAGAACTGGCCTGA
- a CDS encoding magnesium and cobalt transport protein CorA codes for MGRVVASAVYSAGRKVTNISIDEGSEWARKPGHFVWIGLEEPNAEELANLQSQFNLHELAIEDALEKHSRPKLETFGDALFIVTYSPVRHEGKLEFIETHIFAGNGYIITCRNGHSKSYAMVRQRCEARPLLLEHGEDFVLYALLDFVTENYQPVSEAIHGEIEALEESVLGGSLREDDIRRLHSLRRDILRLRRYVAPLVEVSEELQRLSFPFIDKNMRPYFRDVQIHVTRQMEDLAGIRDIASQTIEIGMLLESSRQSIVQRKFAAWAAILAFPTAIAGVYGMNFQNMPELSWHYGYFAVLGVIATGCAGLYASFKKSGWL; via the coding sequence ATGGGTCGAGTCGTGGCATCGGCGGTGTACAGCGCCGGCAGAAAGGTCACCAACATCAGCATCGACGAAGGCAGCGAGTGGGCGCGCAAGCCGGGGCATTTCGTGTGGATCGGCCTGGAAGAGCCCAATGCCGAGGAGCTGGCCAACCTGCAGTCGCAGTTCAACCTGCACGAACTGGCCATCGAAGATGCCCTGGAAAAACACAGCCGGCCCAAGCTGGAAACCTTCGGTGACGCGTTGTTCATCGTCACCTATTCGCCAGTGCGCCACGAAGGCAAGCTGGAATTCATCGAAACCCATATCTTCGCGGGCAACGGCTACATCATCACCTGCCGCAACGGCCACTCCAAATCCTACGCCATGGTCCGCCAGCGCTGCGAGGCTCGGCCGCTGCTGCTGGAACATGGCGAAGACTTCGTGCTGTACGCCCTGCTCGACTTCGTCACCGAGAACTACCAGCCGGTCAGCGAGGCCATTCATGGCGAGATCGAAGCGCTGGAGGAAAGCGTACTGGGCGGCTCGCTGCGGGAAGACGACATCCGCCGCCTGCACAGCCTGCGCCGTGACATCCTGCGCCTGCGCCGCTACGTGGCCCCCCTGGTTGAAGTGAGCGAAGAACTGCAGCGCCTGAGCTTCCCGTTCATCGACAAGAACATGCGCCCGTACTTTCGTGATGTGCAAATTCACGTGACACGGCAGATGGAAGACTTGGCCGGCATCCGCGACATTGCCAGCCAGACGATCGAGATCGGCATGCTGCTGGAGTCGTCACGGCAAAGCATCGTGCAGCGCAAATTCGCGGCCTGGGCGGCGATTCTGGCATTCCCTACGGCGATTGCCGGGGTTTACGGCATGAACTTCCAGAACATGCCGGAGCTGAGCTGGCACTACGGTTACTTCGCGGTACTGGGGGTGATTGCGACGGGGTGTGCCGGGTTGTATGCCAGCTTCAAGAAATCGGGTTGGCTTTGA
- a CDS encoding amidotransferase, giving the protein MSLRICILETDVLRPELTAQYQGYGRMFEQLFSRQPIAAEFCVYNVMHGDYPADSEKFDAYLVTGSKADSFGTDPWIQTLKAYLLKLYERGEKLLGVCFGHQLLALTLGGKAERAEQGWGVGIHRYSLAAHAPWMDPEVSELTLLISHQDQVTELPEGATVIASSDFCPNAAYHIRDQVLCFQGHPEFVHDYSRALLDARQEYLGDEVYHKAVASLATEHQGDLVGEWMLRFIQQPSKAGDSAA; this is encoded by the coding sequence ATGTCGTTACGCATCTGCATCCTTGAAACCGATGTCCTGCGACCGGAGTTGACGGCGCAATATCAGGGCTACGGCAGGATGTTCGAGCAGCTCTTCTCGCGTCAGCCGATTGCCGCCGAATTTTGTGTGTACAACGTGATGCACGGCGACTATCCCGCCGACAGTGAAAAGTTCGATGCCTACCTTGTGACGGGCAGCAAGGCCGATTCGTTCGGTACCGACCCGTGGATCCAGACGCTAAAGGCCTACCTGCTCAAGTTGTACGAGCGCGGTGAAAAGCTGCTGGGCGTGTGTTTTGGCCACCAGTTGCTGGCCTTGACCCTGGGTGGCAAGGCCGAGCGGGCTGAGCAAGGCTGGGGCGTGGGTATTCATCGCTACTCGTTGGCGGCGCATGCGCCCTGGATGGACCCGGAGGTGTCGGAGCTGACCTTGCTGATCAGTCACCAGGACCAGGTGACCGAACTGCCTGAAGGCGCTACGGTGATTGCCTCCAGCGATTTCTGCCCGAATGCGGCGTACCACATTCGCGACCAGGTGCTGTGCTTCCAGGGCCACCCGGAATTCGTGCATGACTACTCCCGCGCACTGCTCGACGCGCGCCAGGAATACCTGGGTGACGAGGTGTACCACAAGGCCGTCGCCAGCCTGGCCACCGAGCACCAGGGTGATTTGGTAGGGGAGTGGATGTTGCGCTTTATCCAGCAGCCGTCAAAGGCCGGCGACAGCGCCGCGTAA
- a CDS encoding cytochrome c, whose protein sequence is MRHCLALLALLLSLPLSAAQLHLELGATTRQWSSAELLGHPEAQDISIEQDVSYKRPMHYRAVPLATLLEGVSARDHLQAVALDGFAAEMPAAALLQPGPARAWLAVEDPGKPWPPLGQGKPSAGPFYLVWTAPQASGIRPEQWPFQIATLRKLAPVDQRFPALLPDPKLPADSPVRQGFALFQQNCLVCHRLNGAGDGQVGPDLNVPYNPTEYFQPVYLRKLIPGPQSLRRWPQAKMPGFAESVLSEQELDALLAYLGHMATRKP, encoded by the coding sequence ATGCGCCACTGCCTTGCCCTGCTAGCGTTGCTCCTGAGCCTGCCATTGTCGGCGGCGCAACTGCACCTTGAACTGGGCGCGACAACGCGCCAGTGGAGCAGCGCCGAACTGCTTGGCCACCCTGAGGCCCAGGACATCAGTATCGAGCAGGACGTATCCTACAAACGCCCCATGCACTATCGGGCAGTGCCGCTGGCCACGCTGCTGGAAGGTGTGAGCGCCCGCGATCACCTGCAGGCCGTGGCGCTGGATGGCTTTGCCGCCGAAATGCCCGCTGCGGCATTGCTGCAGCCAGGGCCAGCACGGGCCTGGTTGGCCGTGGAAGACCCAGGCAAGCCGTGGCCGCCACTGGGTCAAGGCAAGCCAAGTGCCGGGCCGTTCTACCTGGTGTGGACTGCGCCGCAGGCCAGCGGCATCCGCCCTGAACAGTGGCCATTCCAGATTGCCACCCTTCGCAAGCTGGCCCCGGTGGACCAGCGGTTTCCTGCGCTGCTGCCCGACCCGAAGCTGCCGGCCGACAGCCCGGTGCGCCAGGGCTTTGCCCTGTTCCAGCAGAATTGCCTGGTGTGCCACCGGTTGAACGGTGCGGGGGATGGGCAGGTGGGGCCGGACTTGAATGTGCCGTATAACCCGACCGAGTATTTTCAGCCGGTTTATTTACGCAAGTTGATACCCGGCCCGCAAAGCCTGCGGCGGTGGCCGCAGGCGAAGATGCCGGGGTTTGCCGAAAGTGTGTTGAGTGAACAGGAACTGGATGCGCTGTTGGCCTATTTGGGGCACATGGCAACGCGCAAGCCTTGA
- a CDS encoding ribonuclease E inhibitor RraB, translating to MSSQNDDISSNVLRQMKAGGFDFTQIHPIEFYAVFPDEAGARRAAGQFRGESLNAQVKELGDGAWHLELSKVMYATHGGIGDFEEAFEQLVTPYGGEVEGWGVKQERLTA from the coding sequence ATGAGCAGCCAGAACGACGATATCAGCAGCAACGTCCTGCGCCAGATGAAGGCAGGCGGTTTCGACTTCACCCAGATCCACCCCATCGAGTTCTATGCCGTATTCCCGGACGAAGCAGGGGCCCGTCGTGCAGCCGGGCAGTTTCGCGGGGAATCGCTCAATGCCCAGGTGAAGGAGCTGGGCGACGGGGCCTGGCACCTGGAACTGAGCAAGGTCATGTACGCCACCCATGGCGGGATTGGCGACTTTGAAGAGGCCTTCGAGCAGTTGGTGACACCGTATGGGGGTGAGGTGGAAGGGTGGGGCGTCAAGCAAGAGCGGCTCACGGCCTGA
- a CDS encoding LTA synthase family protein, whose product MATSDALKQQGARTSFSPTLKSHLAYTLLSGLVIMLMLSLVRLALLAYNNDMVGDTPYSTVAEGFLNGLRFDLRVVVYISIPLLLAMLSPWAMARRGVFRFWLTLASSVVMFLGLMEMDFYREFHQRLNGLVFQYIKEDPKTVMSMLWYGFPVVRYLLAWAFGTWLLSLLFKGIDRVTRAEGLYRVAPWYKRLAVFMVILLVAVVAARGTLRQGPPMRWGDAFTTDSNFVNQLGLNGTLTLIDAAKSRFGEDRANIWKPVLQQDVATQSVREQLLTAHDTLVDADEAAIRRDFVPPADRTLPIKNVVVILMESFAGHSVGALGSPNNITPYFDKLAKEGLLFDRFFSNGTHTHQGMFATMACFPNLPGFEYLMQTPEGGHKLSGLPALLSARDYDDVYVYNGDFAWDNQSGFFGNQGMTTFIGRNDFVNPVFSDPTWGVSDQDMFDRGNEELAKHDGKKPIYALLQTLSNHTPYALPKDLPVEKVTGQGRLDEHLTAMRYSDWALGQFFEKARKEPYFKDTLFVIVGDHGFGNHQQVTELDLGRFNVPLLLIAPGIQEKFGAVNHTVGTQVDIVPTIMGRLGGKARHQCWGRDLLNLPEGDQGVGMIKPSGSEQIVGLVQGDRILIESKDMSPRMYRYQLGSEFKAELIESPDQPEMLKKLEAYIQTATKSLLDNTAGVVHGTPK is encoded by the coding sequence ATGGCTACCTCCGACGCCTTGAAGCAACAGGGCGCGCGAACGTCATTTTCGCCGACCCTGAAATCCCACCTGGCCTACACGCTGCTCAGCGGCCTGGTGATCATGCTGATGCTCAGCCTGGTGCGCCTGGCGCTGCTGGCTTACAACAACGACATGGTCGGCGATACCCCTTATTCGACGGTCGCCGAAGGCTTCCTCAACGGCTTGCGCTTCGACCTGCGGGTGGTGGTGTACATCAGCATCCCCCTGCTGCTGGCCATGCTCAGCCCCTGGGCCATGGCCCGGCGTGGCGTGTTCCGTTTCTGGCTGACCCTCGCTTCGAGCGTGGTGATGTTCCTCGGCCTGATGGAAATGGACTTCTACCGCGAGTTCCACCAGCGCCTCAACGGCCTGGTGTTCCAGTACATCAAGGAAGACCCGAAAACCGTCATGAGCATGCTCTGGTACGGTTTCCCGGTGGTTCGCTACCTGCTGGCCTGGGCCTTCGGTACCTGGCTGCTGAGCCTGCTGTTCAAAGGTATCGATCGCGTCACCCGTGCCGAAGGCCTGTACCGCGTTGCCCCGTGGTACAAGCGCCTGGCGGTATTCATGGTGATCCTGCTGGTGGCCGTGGTCGCTGCCCGTGGCACCCTGCGCCAGGGCCCGCCGATGCGCTGGGGTGATGCCTTTACCACGGACTCCAACTTCGTCAACCAGCTGGGCCTGAACGGCACCCTGACCCTGATCGACGCCGCCAAGAGCCGCTTTGGCGAGGACCGTGCCAACATCTGGAAGCCAGTCCTGCAGCAGGACGTGGCCACGCAAAGTGTGCGTGAGCAACTGCTGACCGCCCACGACACCCTGGTCGACGCCGACGAAGCCGCTATCCGCCGCGACTTTGTGCCGCCGGCTGACCGTACCCTGCCGATCAAGAACGTGGTGGTGATCCTGATGGAAAGCTTCGCCGGCCATTCGGTTGGCGCGCTTGGCAGCCCCAACAACATCACCCCGTACTTTGACAAGCTGGCCAAAGAAGGCCTGCTGTTCGACCGCTTCTTCTCCAACGGCACCCATACCCACCAGGGCATGTTCGCCACCATGGCCTGCTTCCCCAACCTGCCAGGTTTCGAATACCTGATGCAGACCCCGGAAGGCGGCCATAAGCTGTCGGGCCTGCCGGCCCTGCTCAGCGCCCGTGACTACGACGATGTGTACGTCTACAACGGCGACTTTGCCTGGGACAACCAGTCCGGGTTCTTCGGCAACCAGGGGATGACCACCTTCATCGGCCGTAATGACTTCGTCAACCCGGTGTTCTCCGACCCGACCTGGGGTGTGTCCGACCAGGACATGTTCGACCGCGGCAACGAAGAGCTGGCCAAGCATGATGGCAAGAAGCCGATCTACGCGCTGCTGCAGACGCTGTCCAACCACACGCCGTATGCCCTGCCGAAGGACCTGCCGGTAGAGAAGGTTACCGGCCAGGGCCGTCTGGACGAGCACCTGACCGCCATGCGTTATTCGGACTGGGCGCTGGGCCAGTTCTTCGAGAAGGCGCGTAAGGAGCCTTACTTCAAGGACACCCTGTTCGTCATCGTCGGTGACCATGGCTTTGGCAACCACCAGCAGGTTACCGAGCTGGACCTGGGCCGCTTCAACGTGCCGCTGCTGCTGATTGCCCCGGGCATTCAGGAGAAGTTCGGTGCGGTGAATCACACCGTGGGTACCCAGGTCGACATCGTGCCGACCATCATGGGCCGCCTGGGTGGCAAGGCTCGCCACCAGTGCTGGGGGCGCGACCTGCTCAACCTGCCCGAGGGTGACCAGGGCGTAGGCATGATCAAGCCGTCGGGCAGCGAGCAGATTGTCGGGCTGGTGCAGGGTGACCGTATCCTGATCGAGTCCAAGGACATGAGCCCGCGGATGTACCGCTACCAGTTGGGCAGCGAGTTCAAGGCCGAACTGATCGAAAGCCCGGACCAGCCGGAAATGCTCAAGAAGCTGGAAGCGTATATCCAGACCGCGACCAAGAGCCTGCTGGATAACACCGCCGGCGTGGTGCACGGCACACCGAAGTAA
- a CDS encoding PLDc N-terminal domain-containing protein — MGSTFNSLVGLIILALDIWAILNVIKSGSEVGIKVLWILLIALLPVVGLVIWAIAGPRGNVRL, encoded by the coding sequence ATGGGATCTACCTTCAACAGCCTGGTCGGGCTGATCATTCTGGCGCTGGATATCTGGGCCATTCTCAACGTGATCAAGAGTGGCAGCGAGGTGGGCATCAAGGTGTTGTGGATCTTGTTGATCGCCTTGCTGCCGGTGGTGGGGCTGGTGATCTGGGCGATTGCCGGGCCGCGGGGGAATGTGCGGCTCTAG
- a CDS encoding ZIP family metal transporter codes for MPPTHSQSAAPPSLLQAWRQQAIDTPWLSAGLGLSLLAVCVLLAASLWNAVNGDHADNLHLAMLGGLSGFGATALGAVLAVVLRDVNARTQDVMLGFAAGMMLAASSFSLILPGLEAAREITGNGPAAAFTVVLGMGLGVLLMLGLDRFTPHEHESTGPCGPEAERISRVWLFVLAITLHNLPEGMAIGVSFANGDMNIGLPLTSAIAIQDIPEGLAVALALRATGLSNLKAALVAIGSGLMEPLGAVIGLGISTGFALAYPISMGLAAGAMIFVVSHEVIPETHRNGHQTAATLGLMGGFAVMMFLDTALG; via the coding sequence ATGCCACCCACCCATAGCCAAAGCGCCGCCCCACCTTCACTGCTGCAGGCCTGGCGCCAACAGGCCATCGATACCCCCTGGCTCAGTGCCGGCCTGGGGCTGAGCCTGCTGGCGGTGTGCGTACTGCTGGCCGCCAGCCTCTGGAACGCGGTGAACGGCGACCATGCCGACAACCTGCACCTGGCCATGCTGGGCGGGTTGTCGGGCTTTGGCGCCACCGCACTGGGCGCCGTGCTGGCGGTGGTGCTGCGCGATGTCAACGCGCGCACCCAGGATGTGATGCTGGGCTTTGCTGCCGGCATGATGCTGGCCGCCAGCTCGTTTTCGCTGATTCTGCCAGGCCTGGAGGCTGCCCGCGAGATCACGGGCAATGGCCCGGCCGCCGCGTTTACCGTGGTGCTGGGCATGGGCCTGGGTGTGCTGCTGATGCTGGGCCTGGACCGCTTCACCCCGCATGAACACGAAAGCACCGGCCCGTGCGGGCCCGAAGCCGAGCGCATCAGCCGGGTGTGGCTGTTTGTGCTGGCGATCACCCTGCACAACCTGCCTGAAGGCATGGCGATTGGCGTGAGCTTTGCCAATGGCGACATGAACATCGGCCTGCCGCTGACCAGTGCCATCGCCATCCAGGACATCCCCGAGGGGCTGGCCGTGGCACTGGCCTTGCGCGCCACCGGGCTTTCTAACCTGAAGGCCGCGTTGGTGGCGATAGGGTCGGGCCTGATGGAGCCGCTAGGGGCGGTGATCGGGCTGGGGATTTCTACCGGCTTTGCCCTCGCCTACCCGATCAGCATGGGGCTGGCGGCAGGGGCGATGATCTTTGTGGTCAGCCACGAGGTGATCCCCGAAACCCACCGCAACGGGCACCAGACAGCGGCGACCCTGGGGTTGATGGGCGGGTTTGCGGTGATGATGTTTCTCGACACTGCGCTGGGCTGA